The following proteins are co-located in the Syngnathus scovelli strain Florida chromosome 5, RoL_Ssco_1.2, whole genome shotgun sequence genome:
- the ncf4 gene encoding neutrophil cytosol factor 4: MSLPLQLRYESDFDQLPDNIPISATIADIEEKKGFIDYFRFVVEVKTKGWSKYLIYRRYSDFFSLHQILESRYSPEDPDRPGPNTCVLPTLPGKVFIGNKREIAESRIPELNTYMKRLLGLPTWLLLDEDLRMFFYQTEQDGQHQPRVLRRLRPPTRKVKTVKPKPDLFSSPRAEAMFDFCGSSKAELNLKRGDLIFLLHRVNTDWLEGTVNNQTGIFPQSFVKIIKPLPESESEDEGEGHTYSCLRCYLLTPSGIQTRDVCVQEDLTIQPTHMELMSRMRDVFKMGDIALNYRDYEGDLIRVLDDEDVLLMIKESRGQATGAVQRPFNQFPWELLVTMASDLSVYNAEG, from the exons ATGTCGCTACCGCTGCAGCTACGCTACGAGAG TGACTTTGACCAACTGCCTGACAACATCCCCATCAGTGCCACCATTGCGGATATCGAGGAGAAAAAAGGCTTCATCGATTACTTt AGGTTTGTTGTTGAGGTGAAAACCAAAGGATGGAGCAAGTATCTAATCTACAGGCGCTACAGTGACTTTTTCAGCCTGCACCAGATCTTGGAGTCCAGATACTCTCCAGAGGACCCAGACAGACCTGGTCCCAACACCTGCGTGCTGCCCACACTTCCAG GAAAAGTGTTCATCGGCAACAAGCGGGAGATTGCGGAGAGCCGAATCCCTGAGTTGAACACGTACATGAAG AGGCTGTTGGGCCTGCCGACATGGTTGCTGCTGGATGAGGATCTCAGGATGTTCTTCTACCAGACGGAGCAGGACGGCCAACATCAGCCTCGAGTGCTCAGGCGTCTGCGACCGCCTACCCGCAAAGT GAAGACAGTCAAACCCAAGCCAGACCTCTTCTCATCACCCAGGGCTGAG GCCATGTTTGACTTTTGTGGCAGTAGCAAGGCAGAGTTGAACCTGAAGAGAGGAGACTTGATCTTCTTGCTGCATCGAGTCAACACTGACTGGTTGGAG GGCACGGTCAACAACCAGACGGGTATTTTTCCACAATCCTTCGTGAAGATCATCAAGCCCCTCCCGGAGAGTGAATCGGAGGACGAAGGAGAAGGCCACACCTACAGCTGCCTCCGATGCTATCTGCTCACCCCCTCTGGAATCCAAACCAG GGACGTGTGCGTTCAAGAGGACCTCACCATCCAGCCAACACACATGGAGCTGATGTCTCGGATGAG GGACGTATTCAAGATGGGTGACATTGCGCTGAATTACCGCGACTACGAGGGCGACCTCATCCGCGTGCTGGACGACGAGGACGTGCTGCTGATGATTAAGGAGAGTCGAGGTCAGGCGACGGGGGCGGTCCAGAGGCCTTTCAATCAGTTTCCGTGGGAACTGCTTGTCACCATGGCCTCTGACCTCTCCGTTTACAATGCGGAAGGGTGA
- the LOC125969550 gene encoding parvalbumin-7, translating into MCADRMVMTDLLKAEEIKKALDAFAAETFDPKKFFDLVGMTAMSAESVKQVFRVLDVDGSGFIEEDELKFVLKGFSKDGRDLTDDEARVFLKAADKDGDGKIGIDEFEAMVHE; encoded by the exons ATGTGCG CTGACAGGATGGTGATGACGGACCTGTTGAAAGCGGAGGAGATCAAGAAAGCTCTTGATGCCTTTGCAG CAGAGACATTCGACCCTAAAAAGTTCTTCGACCTGGTGGGAATGACGGCGATGTCGGCCGAGAGCGTCAAGCAGGTCTTCCGGGTTCTTGATGTGGATGGAAGCGGTTTCATAGAAGAAGATGAACTCAA GTTTGTGCTGAAGGGTTTCTCCAAGGACGGCAGAGACTTGACAGATGATGAGGCAAGAGTGTTCCTCAAAGCTGCGGACAAGGACGGCGACGGCAAAATCGGAATTGACG AGTTCGAAGCGATGGTGCATGAGTAG
- the baiap2l2b gene encoding BAR/IMD domain-containing adapter protein 2-like 2 has translation MSATSSDQLHKSTLSVYSNLMEHFNPGLQKLVALGNGYVKAFQALAVSSEAYFSAVAKMGDQAIHTLSSRSLGDVLIQLSETQRRLTAEMEGVFRWFQVEVLQAMEKNVKLDEEYIEGSRRVYELEVRNQAEALEKQLRRGAFRDSLESSDYMQYLKQSQQEILKEEERRYRFLAEKHCGLAQSLLFLVNKTGMALQHKAEGWKEKVNETRGSGSRTPTNLDQEAQLRGSVSSLLQTVARDDDMSWARREQQALGKVPSRAPSPLPSRSRSSSVGESLGLTGGRAMKVLVSHPASSNPKLLPFNRGETVTVLVQEPRNGWLYGRTDSSLRQGWFPAAYVGPIDDLDSGDSLRSSSMNNLLDPGDTRNDQSESRSYGDVPPPATPNRRASVDFRLVSPLPEKKAEQVVEPKPVQTKIVAEVPPPPPPPPKSLNLQRESVDLRPVSPAIDTQALSPNGPPEHPLFPRGTNPFATVKLRPTKTDDRSAPRIL, from the exons ATGTCGGCAACCAGCAGTGACCAGCTACACAAATCCACCTTATCCGTCTATTCC AACCTGATGGAGCATTTCAACCCGGGTCTTCAGAAGCTCGTCGCTTTGGGAAACGGCTATGTCAAAGCTTtccagg CGTTAGCTGTTTCTAGCGAGGCCTACTTCAGCGCCGTAGCCAAGATGGGCGACCAGGCCATTCACACACTATCTTCTCGATCTCTCG GAGATGTCCTGATCCAGTTATCTGAGACACAACGAAGACTCACCGCTGAGATGGAAGGAGTG TTCCGTTGGTTCCAAGTGGAGGTATTACAAGCCATGGAGAAGAACGTCAAGTTGGATGAGGAGTACATCGAG GGGAGCCGGCGAGTGTATGAGTTGGAGGTGAGGAACCAGGCAGAGGCTTTGGAGAAGCAGCTAAGACGGGGAGCCTTCAGGGACTCTCTG GAGAGCAGCGACTATATGCAGTACTTGAAACAGAGCCAGCAGGAGATCCTGAAGGAGGAAGAGAGGCGATATCGTTTCCTGGCTGAGAAACACTGCGGTTTGGCTCAGTCACTCCTCTTCCTTGTTAACAAG ACAGGCATGGCTCTCCAGCATAAAGCAGAAGGATGGAAGGAGAAAGTCAATGAGACCAGAGGTTCCGGATCTCGGACTCCCACTAATTTGGATCAAGAGGCGCAG CTGCGAGGCTCCGTGAGCTCCCTGCTCCAGACCGTTGCCAGAGATGATGACATGTCCTGGGCCAGGCGCGAGCAACAGGCGCTGGGCAAGGTGCCCTCACGAG CACCATCACCCCTCCCCAGCCGCTCTCGCTCGAGCTCAGTGGGGGAATCTCTGGGTCTAACCGGAGGGCGTGCCATGAAGGTCCTGGTGTCTCATCCCGCCTCATCCAACCCCAAGCTGCTGCCTTTCAACCGTGGGGAGACAGTCACGGTGCTGGTCCAGGAACCGCGTAACGGCTGGTTGTACGGCCGCACCGACAGCAGCTTAAG GCAGGGCTGGTTTCCTGCTGCTTATGTCGGCCCCATTGATGATCTCGACAG TGGCGACTCTCTCCGGAGTAGTAGTATGAACAACCTGCTGGACCCCGGCGACACCCGAAACGACCAATCAGAAAGCAGGAGTTACGGCGATGTCCCTCCGCCGGCAACGCCCAATCGCAGAGCATCTGTAGACTTCCGACTCGTCTCTCCGCTTCCTGAGAAGAAGGCGGAGCAGGTGGTGGAGCCGAAACCCGTTCAGACAAAAATCGTAGCTGAGGTTCCGCCTCCTCCGCCCCCTCCACCAAAGAGCTTGAATCTCCAACGGGAATCTGTGGATTTGAGACCGGTTTCTCCCGCCATCGACACACAG gctttaTCACCTAACGGCCCACCTGAGCATCCTCTATTTCCAAg AGGCACAAACCCGTTCGCCACCGTGAAGCTTCGCCCCACCAAGACCGATGACCGATCCGCCCCTCGCATCCTTTGA